One Cicer arietinum cultivar CDC Frontier isolate Library 1 chromosome 8, Cicar.CDCFrontier_v2.0, whole genome shotgun sequence DNA segment encodes these proteins:
- the LOC101505328 gene encoding uncharacterized protein has protein sequence MSKAKYIAEGGSSNRPPYFDDECDMAKKVGMWRIITDGDFIPRIDQNDATSAEKKESDWTADEKSKVLLNSKAQLFLSCALSREESERVDECDTAKKVWDTLRTHHEGTSHVKETRIDIGIRKFELFEMNEGETIDEMYSRFTTIVNEMRSLGKAYSVQDRVRKIMRCLPIIWRPMVTL, from the exons atgtcaaaagctaaatacATAGCTGAAGGAGGGTCTTCAAACAGACCACCATACTTTGATG atgaatgtgATATGGCCAAGAAGGTGGGTATGTGGAGAATCATCACAGATGGAGACTTTATACCAAGAATAGATCAAAACGATGCTACATCAGCTGAAAAGAAAGAATCAGATTGGACAGCAGATGAAAAATCCAAGGTACTCttaaactcaaaagctcaacTGTTTTTATCGTGTGCCTTAagtagggaagaaagtgaaagagtagatgagTGTGATACGGCCAAGAAGGTATGGGACACACTGCGAACTCACCATGAGGGAACGAGTCATGTTAAGGAAACAAGAATTGACATTGGTATCCGAAAGTtcgaattatttgaaatgaatgaaggagaaacaatCGATGAAATGTATTCAAGGTTCACAACTATAGTGAACGAAATGCGCTCCCTTGGCAAAGCTTATTCAGTACAAGACAgggtaagaaaaatcatgagatgtcttccaatcatatggagaccaatggtgacactATAA